Part of the Spinacia oleracea cultivar Varoflay chromosome 5, BTI_SOV_V1, whole genome shotgun sequence genome, tcaagtggtaATGGTATATGTAGATCAAGATCAACAAGTTATCTTGAAGCTAAGTTAGCATAGCaataggtttacttggtaattaGTTTGTACGTAGTCAGGAAAGtagtttttatttagttttggactatcttgtagaaaaaatgatgttaggaagttgtttttgttttaacCTATTCCGTTTATTTCAGTTAACTAGACTCtggaaattaatttaatgtatGGATGATTTATATTGTTATATATcactttttctaaattaatcAAAGCACGACGTTACGGTGTTTTATGATAATGTAGTAGAGTATTTGATTTCTATCATCTATggtcaatatatattttataaataatttgtgattttagattaattgatatatatatatatatatatatatatatatatataaatatatatatatatatgatgcaaattgtgacactccaaagggtctaaattattttggagggaatgagGAGAACTCGCACGAAAGTAAACGTATGGGGACTCTAATAAGAGTCTATATATTTTGGGTGTCTAAAGCGTCTCTAAATGGTTTATAGTGGCGGAGAAATGTGTCTATAAGCGtgcaaatagtgacgctttttACAGTCTAAATATTACGACTATCTATAGAGTCCCTATATCCCAAATAGCGGCGGTGAAATACATcgatattttgcaaattgtgacgctctaaagcgtcggtaaatagcggcaatgaaaatagcgACCCTCTCCCAAAGCGTCGCTATGTGAAATAGCGACACTCTTTACCGTCGCAATTTGtcccaaaaagcgtcacaatgtgccgcgtttttttgtagtgaaaccgttgccacaagcgaagcacaacgcacatgtagcaaccatgggaatcaagcatattggaggatggctttgattttctaagttttgttttagaacatctgttagatctgtgtttaaaaaatttggtttaaccatttcatattcatgaaatttattatttcatattcatttaattttggtttagtattaaatgataagtccatgtgattcaaaacattcaaatgggatgtcaagatggattcttcggcaaagaaacacccataagtgaacttgaatattgaagtcacaaaggatccctaatccaggtcattgaaaggtggacgactaatgactaatgaagtttagattgcaagtagatttttagttctgtttcttgaactagatttactggatgtcagaatcttttgcatagatacttattggatcttgtatcagattgaccatgagaacactttaagagattaaagtcatgtcataagtagttctcattaatggtgattagaaacattcctcaaaacatgagcgattatgtttgctcgtttgagaattagttcgctttgattctagctaaacgtcgcaccgtaaaaggaggctataaacgCAGTTGTTGGGCGTACtttgaatcaaagtgagtgttcatagattgcaagaatggattgtcctcctatctttgatatgatatggtgttgttgtgtaacaaggcctcttggaaagttagatactgtaaaatgcatagtcgtgctcataatggttaaggcttaaccttctgtaaaagtttaacagatgagctctgtaatccgagaaacacttctagaactaataaggatggcttggatcttaccttatgttcagtaagtaacactaagcgacaaaggaatgtgaatgcacacttatctgaatgacaagtgggagactgaaggaaatatgtccttcacccaaggtgcattaagtctaataccaaggttacgattaattgcgaacaattaattcagtgagatcaagtgatcggaacagctagctggagatatgcttccgatcagtgagttctaatgaatattaagctcacaagttactcttgactgaacctaaaaagtcacaccaatggcatgtaacagatcaccggattaaatgaatcggaaattcatttaataaattttcgggaattagttttagaatacgtattatacgatacgaccttgcatcggaatcgtatatcgtatcgcgaatattcgtaagctgagcgaaatgaataatcgtatcgtacgacggtgattctccatacacgatacgataaataatagccgtaaggtattagtcgcgaatacgagccacAACGGAAttgtcggcccgtcgagccaagcacgcaagcgcACAAGGCCCAACGATCCAGCAATGTTGCGCACAGCAACAAGCCAGCCAGCTGCACGAGTGTGTGCGCAGCTGGGCAACAGCGCAGCAAGCGAACAGCGAGGCccgcggcccactgctgtgtTGCTTGGCTGCCGCGCATGGGCTTGCGTGAGTGTGGGCATGTGTGTGGTCGGTTAGGGCCTTGtaccttggccggttacacacaaatataaccttagggttatattACACACTTTTCAGTAGTTTTCTAttaccctaaacctaattctaaatattacgttcttcagttttctctctgtgaaaactgttcatcccaataagcaaaaaccttgtactttgtctaagctacaataatcaaggcggatctgaacgtgtcggtgaaccaagtagaggaacgacaagtggagttctttgttcgtgttcgttgacagattacttgggaaaacacgcttcgaatgtaagtttgcttaatctgtgctttatacatgtttcctggctttggggattgttccgcacatgttatgtatgtttaactgtattcccctacagttaaaggttttaacgacgaaaattgaggcttttaacgacgaaattgTTCGTCGTTAAATGTCATTTTTCTAGTAGTGGCTATTGGCATGGAGTACCTTTTCAGGTGCCTACACAGTGTTGCTCAAAAACATTGTTTCAAGTCTTATTTGATGCTTTCAGTATGTTCTCTTGTACTTCTGATCTTGCTGCTAACCTGGAAAAAAGCAATGTATACATGGGAGGAGTGTCTGGTGATGATGAAGCCTCCATTAGAAGTGGTTTAGGTATGCTTAAGGGTACATTCCCCTTTAGATACCTAGGTGTTCCCTTAACCACTAGGAATTGAAATTACAATACAGTGATTGTAGACCTCTAGTGGATAAAAATGTTGCAAGGGTTAGAAGTTAGTATGTTAAGTTGCTCTCTTATGCAGGAAGATTACAGTTAGTCAAAACAGTTCTCTATGACATGCAATTGTATTGGTGTCAGATTTTTTTTATGCCGAAGAAAGTCACGAGAGAGATTCATGCTTTTTGTAGAACCTTCCTCTGGACTGGTGGTGAGTAAGGATCCAAGAAAGCTCCTATTGCCTAGGAGTAGCTTTGTTTTCCTAAAAGCTATGGTGGTTGGAATCTAAGGGATCTCACAATTTGGAACCAAGCTGCAGTTTTGAAGCATTGTTGGGCCTTATCCCAGAAGCAAGATAGATTGTGGATTAAATGGGTTCATATGTACAATGTCAAGAACAAAGATTTCTGGACCATGTGTGTTCCTAATGGGCTGACTTGGTCTCTTAGGAAGATTTGGAGTGGGAGGAAAGTGTTTGCTGCTGGTGGTGGTTGTACTAAATTCATTGCTGTAGGGAAATATAGGATACAGAAAATGTATAAACACTTGAAGCAGGATGGTCCCAAAGTAGAATGGAGAAGACTCATTTGTAATAGCACTGCCAGCCCAAAGAGCATTTTCTGGCTGTGGCTTATAGTACAAAATAGACTTCCTACTTAAGACAAGTTGTTGTAGTGGAATATCAATGTTGATGCAGTCTGTAGCTTGTGTTAGTATGACCCTGAGAATACGGCTCACTTATTCTTCCAATGTTCCGTGTCAGCTGAGATTTGGACTACTATGAAAACCAAGATAGGTGTTGTCATTCCCACTGGTATGTTTGCAGATGAGATGCAATGGATCACAAAGAAGATTAGAAGTAGGAAACCAGAGGACAAAGTTGTTTGTGCAGCCTTTGCTGAAACATTTTATCACATTTGGCTCCACAGGAATGCTAAGATCTTCAGCAATAAGGTAGACAGTTGTAGTGTTATTGTGTCTAGAATTCTTTTCCATGTAGCCTGTAGATGTACTGATCGAGGAAATGAGATATGTTTTTCTTAGGTAGTGACTGTGGGGGGACACCACTCTGTTGGTGAGTGATCCTTCTTTTTCAGTCTAAGGTGGTTCGTTGTATTGGTGGACTGCTGTAATTATCTTACTTTTAGTAATAATATACTCCTtatttggcaaaaaaaaaaagtgggttcaacaaaattatcggAAATTCGGAAAGACGATCATATATGAGGTCTAATATCAGGTATCGGATCAGATTCGACGTTGATGTTGATCCTGATAatcttttttcttctttatttGCATCAGAAATATTTTTATCGAAATCTTATACTTCTAAAATAGTACTCCGTACTCATCACTTTGTATTCTAGTTAATAGCTGGTAATTTTCTCTTTTTATTCCATGAACAATGGacaaaatctatttttatttcacTTAATAAacattttttaatatattagtaggaataaaaaataaacaagttATTTATTAACATCCGTGCGTTTGCACGGGAATTAACCTagtgaaaattataaaataattacgaagaaaatcaaacaaaaataaacaaaccCAAGATTATTGGGCAAAATCTGAAAAGCATAgacagaaaataaagagagagaaattaactGAATGCAAAtctaaaaattttgaaaaataaaaatttaaaattaacgtaTAAAACAAATGCGCTAAACAAATCGCATAGAAACTCTATAAatcacatagtaactctttacaTCACATAATTACGGTAAAACTCAgttagttactatttaaaatcgcgAAATAACTGTCACGCGACAGTTACACATATAGCGGAGCTAAAATTACTCCGTTGCTCTGGTTCACGGTGAGTTAACGTGTACCAATTTTATAATAGTGTTTATACTAAATACAACCAACGTAATTTCATTTCGTTCATGTACGTAAAAATATTCTGCAAGTTGTCCGATCCGACCATAATGCAGTCGTCGATGATTCTTCTATACACCGTATCAGTTTCAAATATTACAGTAACATGCATGAATCCAAAATTGATCGACATAAAACCCTCACAGCACCTGAATGAGCGGTTggagttttatttttatttttatttttatttttatttataatgaTCCAACCAACATGTAAGTTGTATAAATATTATTCACactacttttaatttttatggggACATCATAAGGAAAGAGAATAAAGAATATTAGTTCATGACCAATGATTGTTCCGTCCACTTTAGAAAAGAGAATAAAGAATGTTACCCGTAGTCCATTACCAATAATATAATTCCTCCGTCCATTTTTTTATAGCAATAGTTTTTCTTTTGTTCTATTTATAAATTGTTATCTGGCTATTTCTATTGATTTTTACAGTCTGTAAGAGGTGAAAAAATTTGCATTTATATGGAATTGTGTTAGTTTCATCTCAACATTTAATTTTTTCATTCACATATaacattaaaaatattaatgtttACTTATACATTATTCATAAAAATAAGAAAcgtaaatgataaattattgaGACAATAATAAACAGAGTGTCTACTGCGAGTTATACGTCTAACACTCTAACTACATCATGCGTATCTTACGATCACATTGCCCGATactctttgattttttatttgttatGCAAGCAAGTTGCACgtctctttccaaaaatagaataatacggagtacaaagtAATACACGACTTGTTTAGAAGCTAACTACCGTCCAAATGATGGGAAATTCTCGTAACTAAAATATGCATTATAAGTGTACAGAAACGAAGCTCTTTCTCATTTAAAAACTAACAAACTTTTCAATTATAAGCCAATTGGTCAACTTTATCAGCATAGGCGTACAACAATAATGCAAGTCAATCAAGAAATGTGAATATGGAATAATATATGATCAttgtattattttaaaaaacttATATCACAGTTTTGTGctataaatatatatagttaACTACATGCAATATATCTTCTAAGTCAATATCTCTTAAACATTGAAAGGTTATTACAATTAAAAGATGTGGAGAGTTTCAGCAATCTTCTTCTTTCTAGTTATAGTTGGCTCTAATTTGGTTAACGGTGAACCAAAAGTGCCATGCTACTTCATCTTTGGAGATTCGTTATCAGATGCTGGTAACAATAATCCCCTCAATACAATGGCTAAAGCTAATTATTCACCTTATGGGGTTGACTTTCCAGGCAAAGTTCCCACCGGAAGGTTTACTAATGGGCGCACCATTGCAGATTTTATCAGTAAGTAGTATACTTTTCTATTCACCTCAACTTTTATCTAAATTAAGCTAGTCCCTATGTAGCCCAAACCTAGCTAGTTTGGTTGATTAATTAGTACATACTTTTATTTGATGAATCAATGTTAATTCAATCATTCAAACTGATTTATTAATTACTTGAATGCATATGCATGCATGTCCCTTAACACTACAAAGTTAAGCATTTTTAGACATGGATTTCGAGAAGGATACTTTAAGCATCTCAAACTCGAGAGGGATTATTAAAATTTTGTCTCTAATTCAAATTGAGACGAAATTGTATATGGAGGTACAAAGTTTTCGTCTCAAATTTGTTATGAATTTGTGAAAATTCCATCTCAAACGCCTTTAATAAATACACCCTATTTAcgtctcaaatccgtctctaatcATCATTATGAGACTGATTTAGAGTATTTAGAGATGAAATTCCTAgtctctataaaatgattatttagTAGTGTAATACTGTAACAAATATTACACTTGATTTTGAAGACAGCAGTTATGATTACATATCAGAAATGTGAAGTATCGAATTATATTATGAAAGTTATACTAAATCGGAAAAAATTGGCCCCAAATAGCCttgaatattatatatataaaaaattatacgTGGTACCTACTTCGTACGTATCGTGCATGGACGACTTAAAGCAATTAATTATGAGAATTAccttaatattttattcattaTCAAACAATAAATTCGATCAAATTGGACTCTTATATATACCATTTGGTGCATAATCAAGTAAGATAGTTTGGAATTGCAACGAAATGACAATATATTCCTTACAAATAATAGTTAGAATTAACTATGATCTTTTTATGGTTGATATATTTTAATTGCAGCTCAATTCTTGGACTTTCAAGAATTCATTAATCCATATACTCCTCAAATGGGTCAAGATGTATATCGAGGCGTAAATTTCGCATCCGGAGCTTCTGGAATCCTTCCAAACACTGGATCACATTTGGTACTATTATAATTCTATATATTGAGAAAAACTTTTCAATGAAGTTTAACCCAAGAATTAGTAATTACAcgtgttttgtttttttaacaACTTTGTAATACGTAAATTGTTTCCTACATTTCAGGGTGATCGGATTTGGATGGACCAACAATTacaaaattataataaaacgaTCTCAAAGCTTCAATCGATGGTTTCGAGTCCTGTTAGTAGCTACTTAAACAAGTGTTTGTACACGGTTAATATTGGCAGCAATGACTAcattaataattatttcatgCCAGAACACTATCCTTCTAGCGACCGCTTTACCACTGACAAATATGCAACATTACTCACTACTCGATATAAAGCTCAACTACAGGTATTTTTCACCTCAACTTTTTCCCCTGATGATTTTCGCATGTATCAAAAACTTGGGATCCATTTTCAAAGCATCTACTATACGGAATACATTTTTGTGATATTTTTATTCCAAAAGCAAATTATTAAACTTGTAGATCTAAAGGTCTGTTCTATTTCACTATTTGACTTAttttagataaaataagttcatttAGATTAGTTCATACAATATAAGTTAAGATTAAATACGTtgaatagaacggagcctaatTCTAAGCCAGTGTTTTATGTATTTCATTATCTTGTGAAAATTGAGATTAACTGATAAAAGATTTGTATGGCCGGGTGTGGTATAGGCACTGTATGATTCTGGTGCAAGGAAGATAGCAGTTTTTGGATTGGGACAGATCGGTTGCACTCCAGCTGAAATGACTATGAACAATTCAACGCAATGTGTTAAGAAAATCAACCAAGCAGTACAACTTTTCAATACAAAGCTTGTTTCTCTAGTGGATGATTTCAACGCAAACCTTCCTGGGACTCCGTTTACCTTCATTAATCTCTATGCCATGCAAGCCTTAAATCCACTCCCCCCAGGTACGTACGTACGTGGCCACATGAGCCCACAATTACTATATGGAGTactaagtactccctccgtcccttaatactcgcactgtTTTAACTGTatacgcttgccaatgcacaactttgaccaccaatatctttaactacatattttaaaaacttatataactattaatattttgaaaatatatattaagctgaaacaaacaatatattatatatactaacatttattttcatatactagaaataaaataatgtCAAAATGAATTTTGTGAATAATGCAAAAAGTAAACCATTTATATGTGACGAGGAACTTCTAAGATGATATGTTGTGCGATGGCACTGTGTTAGTCTTGAGAATGAGGCAACAACATGTAGGTGGCGATATAACATTTATTTGCCTTGTATTAtagcaaaaataaaattacctTGTAATTAAAACTTATTCAATTGTGTATAATATCTAACATCTTTTGCGAATGGATTTCACAGGCTTTATTACAGATCCTACTTGTTGCAAACTAAGAAGTGATTTCATGTGCGAGCCATTGAGTCCACCTTGTAACCACAGGAATTTCTATGGATTCATGGACGGATTTCATCCAACTGAAGTACTGAATGAAATAGCAGCAACAATTGCATTCAACACTCCGCTTCCGTTATTATTTGTTCATCCTATGAGTATCCGTCAATTAATAAATTGATAGTAATATAGAACTAGAAAAACGTATTTTAGAATATCATTGGGGGTAGTAACATTTGTATTCCCCATTTTAATTTACaagattttatatttattttttatgttttgaCTATAGGATTTTAGTTTCAGAGGGTTATGTTTGGAAAGAAGTCATGTTAAGATTGATTTTTATTAGTGTGTAAAGAATGATCGTTTCAACCGTTAAATACTATACTTTGAACGATAAAAAATGTAAATACAGAAAACTAGATTAGGACGAGTTAATCTCTATCCTTAGGATAATATTAGCCCCATTATATTGCTGATGGGATTCAAAGCTAATCTACCCCCATGATTCCCTAATAATAAATGGAATACAGCAAACTCAACCATTCCCATGAATATGCCTTTTGGAAGGAAACTGACATTGTAAGAAGTATGGAAAACACTGATTAAACGTTAATCTCATGCCTTAggttaaataggaaaataataGGCAGTTACCAAAATAACCACCTCTGATATTATcctattaaaacaaataaataattaatattttaattaattaaattattaataacCGCAAAAGATTAAACGTTAATAACATCCTTAAATAAACCGTGCTAAGTGTTAAGTGCTAAGTcttgattaataatatatagccATATTACTAACCCAATACTAGCACATCAAGCCCAAAGCCACACTTGGCCCAATAACTCAAGCCACCACATATATTCAATATATGATGCACATGGGTATATTTAAAGATATACAAAACAACATATTTCTTCCATGTGGGAGAACACTCCCACAAGTAAAATTGAAAGACTATTATCTAACAATCCCCCACTTAGTCTTCAATATGAGAGAATGTGCATACATAAAAGTATCTTTCGATTTGAACTTTaattcactagaggaaaaatcgtcatgtgcttcccttcaagtgcggctcatttagtaaattggcagcacttgagagcatgaaaaataaaagaaaaaatacattttcacaagtgcgggctattttaaaaaattggcagcacttaaaCTCAACTGCGGGCTTTAAACttaagtgcgggctcattttacaaAAGCCGCACATAAGATTTCTAAAatattctaaaaaaaagagaaaaatatttctaaaatcaGAGAATCcttcgttttctctctccctgattcttttccttcttcctcttcagcttcgttttctctctcctctgtcgtCGCCGTCGCTTCTTCACCGCCGGAGATCGATCTCCTCCACCGCCGGTGATCTCTACCCTCTTCCATATCAGACTAATTCAGGTTTAAGTACTCTGTTAATTTCGATACAATTTTATCCTAGTATAGCCAATCCTCCTGAAATTGCATCTATTGGAGGTGTTAGAGTATTTTTATGTTTTGGTGTGTTCATCTCTTTTGGATTATGTCTAAGGTTTATTTTGATCATATGAATTAGCTGTTTGGAAGttactttttctatttttggatttcAAAATCGCcatgtgcttcccttcaagtgcggctcatttaataAATTGGCAACACTTGAGagcacaaaaaaaatgaaaaaaaatatatttttacaaGTACGGCCTCATTtaagaaaattggcagcacttgagttcaagtgcgggctcactTAAAAAACGAGCCGCACAAAATTTCACGGGTTCttattttcaatttaattttcattttcgCGCTCCTCTCCTTCCCCTTTCTCTACCTCATCTCTCTTTCTCCAGCTCAAACGACTCTCACTCTTCACCTCAAACCCCCTCTCTCGTCCCTTTGCTGCTTCTCGGCCGGTAACCCGCCACCACCATTTCTCTTGTCGGCGGCACAACTGCTTCTATCTTTGTTGTTTTGCGCTGCCCAGTTGTTGGTTCTCTGCTCTCTCTCGCCGGCTTCATCTTTCTCTCGTTACTACCTTGTATCTCCACCACCAACGGTGGCCGAAGGTGGTAGCTGAGGTTTGTCATCCGTGCTACACTGTCGATCGGTAATTTCCTATTTTCCTTCATCAATTAAGTTGACTTTGAATAAAATCAAAACCCCCAATTTACAAACCCTAACTTCCTAGAAATGTGATTTTTGGTTAATCTTTAATGTTTCTATCtattattttgtttatcatGAGTAATTTATTTGATTCTTTGATCTGCTtcgataaaattttaattttcaagttaattgggagttttttcattttcataatttcagatttaactaTTAATTTCCAATTCATACTGAATAAAGCTGCATATTATATCCACAAGGGTAGTTATCGATCCAATTAATGGAATTTGGAATTTCTCTGAATTGGAGGAGCCTATATTGTGAAAAATGCTTTTAAGATGCTTAGAAGAATTCTCAAATTTTGGCATTACTGAGAAACGAAAATTTGTATTCTTGGTTGTTCAAAGTAAAACATGTTACTGATCTAGCTAATATGTTTTTCCAACAATGCAACTAGATTTTTTAATATGATTATGTAGTTTATAACTGTGTCTGAGCACTTTAAGTTTATGTATACTATGTGTAACCATGTTTAATCCAGATACTTGGTGATGATTAGTTTTGTTTTCTGATGCTTGATTGGTTATGTCATCAAATCAGAAGTTCGTTGTCTATCAGACTATTGCAAGTCTTGCCTTTGGGCGATCATTCTTTATTAGTACTTTAAGACTTCGTCTTAGTACTTCTTCAAGCGTAGATTTGTATTCTTATCTTCAAGGGTTATAGTCCATGATTTGCAGGTCATCATTGCTACACTCTTTAGTTTGTTATAGGGTTTCTATTTTGTTGTTGCTGGCTACTGTAGCCTACATGTTGCTAGTGCAGTTCCTGGAGTGAAGCTGTTGTCTTCTTCTCTTGTAGCAGCTGTTGTTGTGAGAAGTTTACTTTTGGCTGCACTTTGCTGGGCTGGATGACCTGCTCTTCTTTGTTGCTGTTGTGTTAGATGAGGCCTTTAGGTTAATCTGGAGGGTCGGGGCCGGAAAACCGAGGATCGTGTTTATCCAATATAAATATGTCAGATTTCAGATCAGACCCctataacatttttttttaatagtttgTTTTCTTGTGAATGCTCATGTGTATTATAAATTGCATTAGTTAAGTTGTTGAACCTAGTTACTCAACTTTTTCGGCAATGTCATTCTACTACAActttatttgtattttgttaTGCCGGGGTGGCTTAATCACCATATACTTGTCTAGCGTCTGCTTACTACTTACTCTAGTATAGAGTTTCTTTTGTAAAAAAAGTAATTTACATGCAGGTTTGCCTTATGAAGTTTAAGATAGAGTGTTATTGTGTTAAGGCTGCAGTGTTTAAAAAGTTTGTTTATTCCAATTTGCCATGATTTCCCATATGATGGTTTTCTTGAGTCTATTTGTGTCCCATTCGCTGATTTCCTCCTACTATTTTCTATAACTTGTGTTACAATTATGGTCTTTGTGATGGTTCTTAGGTTCACCTTGCTGATGGGTTTCAGGTTCTCTAAAACCTTACAATTTCTGGTCTCCAAGAAGGGGGTGATATCATTGGATCCGTGGAGAGTATTAGAGTAGTAGTTCTGGTGCATCTAATGTGGGACACCAGCCTGTCCAGAAATTTTACATGATTGTAGTTGTTGTAGATTCATCAAATCCAAGGtgattattttttcattttcttttagtTTAAATACATTTTTGTATATACTAGTAGTAATCAGATTCTAGGTAATTATTTTTTCCCTTtcattattttagtaatttttttatacTAGTAGTAATTACAGGATCCTTGTGTTCTGGTTTCTTGTAACAGCTCTGGCACACTTTATTATTGGACAGGAAGAACATACACACTGCCGGttcaaagtattcaaacaaaTTAGTTCACCTGGTGAGCTCTTCTGCTTCCTCTCTTTTACTTTCATTCACACATTAAGGGAAACGTGTATGCTGCTTATTCTTTTATCAGTTAATGCAGTAGCTAAACTCTATTCAATAAAGAAGTTCTATGTTGGTGTATATATAGCTATAATCAATATCTATTCATTATGTCCTTAGCTGAGCTCGTTTGTGTTTGTTGCTTTGCCTGCTGCGATGTGATTCTGCCTACTGCTATTCTGCTATACCTGCTTTGATTATGATATGCTTCTTCTATTTGACCTAATCTGCATACTTTTGATTTGATCTTCTGTTTCTGATCTTCTTTTGTTCTACTTCTTCTATTTTTATCCCGTGTTTTTGTTCTGATATGCTTATGTTTTGCTTCTTCGTGCAACCAGGTGGTAATTTATGGTCAGAGTTTACCAAAATTgactttctgatttttttttttgtttagctTGTATGCTGGATTTTGTTTGGTTTGAAGGATTGTAGGTGTTAACCCATGTTATACAAGATATGAGCTATAATGATGAACGAACCCTTAATGTCCAAAACTAGACCAAACTAGGTGAGATGGAGTcgtaatatcataaaaataagaatataaaacatGAATAAGTTTTAAGTTCATTATTTAGATTCATTTTTTCAAAGTTATGAGCGAAATAACCTATTTTAGACAAGATATGACCTATATAGATCGAATGAGCCCTAAATATGCATAACTAGACCATAGTAGTTGAGATTGCGTCttacaatcataaaaataagaatataacGTGAATAGGTTTAAAAGTTCATCTTTCAGGTTCATTTTTTCAAAGTTAGGAACGCAATAACctattttagacaaatatgacctataatgattgAATGAGACCTAAATGTAGATAACTAGACCACAATAGGTGTGATAGAGTCTtacaaacataaaaataagtatattaaacatgtaaatggtttaaaatacttatttaagttcattagtggaaagttgggagc contains:
- the LOC110785787 gene encoding GDSL esterase/lipase At4g18970, with amino-acid sequence MWRVSAIFFFLVIVGSNLVNGEPKVPCYFIFGDSLSDAGNNNPLNTMAKANYSPYGVDFPGKVPTGRFTNGRTIADFITQFLDFQEFINPYTPQMGQDVYRGVNFASGASGILPNTGSHLGDRIWMDQQLQNYNKTISKLQSMVSSPVSSYLNKCLYTVNIGSNDYINNYFMPEHYPSSDRFTTDKYATLLTTRYKAQLQALYDSGARKIAVFGLGQIGCTPAEMTMNNSTQCVKKINQAVQLFNTKLVSLVDDFNANLPGTPFTFINLYAMQALNPLPPGFITDPTCCKLRSDFMCEPLSPPCNHRNFYGFMDGFHPTEVLNEIAATIAFNTPLPLLFVHPMSIRQLIN